A region from the Salvia splendens isolate huo1 chromosome 15, SspV2, whole genome shotgun sequence genome encodes:
- the LOC121768143 gene encoding berberine bridge enzyme-like 18 isoform X1: MKSPHLITLLSLLANILLIATSSSSSSPNQNYDDFLECLTDQFQRSNSATDVIYTPQNATYASLLLAQNLRPAATAPERPELIITPRQESEIQAAIHCSKKLNLPIRTKSGGHDFEGLSYTSQTPFVVVDMRNFRSVTISGDGKTAWVQTGATIGQLYHTLALRSRTLAFPAGVCPTVGVGGHFSGGGFGMMSRKYALAADHIVDARIVNADGEIVDRRNMGEDLFWAIRGGGGTSFGIVLEFKVTLVTVPEIVTVFNVTRRLEENATELVHRWQFVADKIADELLIRIFLHPDVSPTTGNRTVAASFTSLFLGRARDLLQIMQREFPELGLKEQDCQEMSWIDSELFFSELRDQPLDVLLDRVPRGSTYFKGKSDYVSTPFPLEALRGIWRFLIEEDGSELQFSPYGGAFNAFSEAETPFPHRRGTIFMIEYIVGWANLNQSDAHLDWLRRLYDYMESYVTKSPRAAYVNYRDLDIGRNNIEGETSYEQASVWGLRYFNNNFRRLVRVKTKVDPDNFFRNEQSIPPISS, translated from the coding sequence atgaagtCTCCTCATCTCATTACACTCCTTTCATTACTAGCAAACATTTTACTCATCGCCacttcttcgtcttcttcttcaccCAATCAAAACTACGACGATTTCCTCGAATGCCTAACCGATCAATTCCAACGCTCAAATTCCGCCACCGACGTAATCTACACCCCTCAAAACGCCACATACGCTTCCCTCTTACTAGCGCAAAATCTCCGCCCCGCCGCCACCGCGCCGGAGAGGCCGGAGCTCATCATCACGCCGCGCCAAGAATCCGAAATCCAAGCAGCCATCCACTGCTCCAAGAAGCTCAATCTTCCCATCAGAACCAAAAGCGGCGGCCATGACTTCGAAGGCCTCTCCTACACTTCCCAAACCCCCTTCGTCGTCGTAGACATGAGAAACTTCCGGTCAGTCACCATCTCCGGCGACGGCAAAACCGCGTGGGTCCAAACCGGCGCCACCATCGGCCAGCTCTACCACACGCTGGCCCTCCGAAGCCGGACTCTCGCCTTTCCAGCGGGGGTCTGCCCCACCGTTGGCGTAGGCGGCCACTTCAGCGGCGGCGGGTTCGGCATGATGTCCCGGAAATACGCCCTCGCCGCGGACCACATCGTCGACGCAAGAATAGTCAACGCGGACGGTGAGATCGTTGACCGGAGAAACATGGGCGAGGATCTATTCTGGGCTATTAGAGGCGGCGGAGGTACCAGCTTCGGGATTGTTCTGGAATTTAAGGTGACGTTGGTAACCGTCCCAGAGATAGTGACGGTTTTCAACGTCACCAGACGCTTGGAGGAAAATGCGACGGAGCTAGTCCATCGCTGGCAGTTCGTCGCCGACAAAATCGCCGACGAACTGCTAATCAGGATTTTCCTGCATCCCGACGTCTCACCGACGACCGGAAATAGAACGGTCGCCGCTTCCTTCACCTCCTTGTTTCTCGGCCGGGCTCGGGATCTTCTGCAGATAATGCAGAGGGAATTTCCCGAGCTCGGACTTAAGGAACAAGACTGTCAAGAGATGAGCTGGATTGACTCGGAGCTCTTTTTCTCCGAGCTCCGGGATCAACCACTTGATGTTTTACTAGACAGAGTTCCACGTGGCTCCACATATTTCAAAGGGAAGTCGGATTACGTCAGCACTCCGTTCCCGTTAGAAGCGCTGAGAGGGATATGGAGATTCCTTATCGAAGAAGACGGTTCGGAGCTACAGTTTAGCCCCTATGGCGGGGCATTCAATGCTTTCTCCGAGGCGGAAACTCCGTTTCCGCATCGGAGGGGCACCATTTTCATGATTGAATATATTGTGGGGTGGGCCAATCTTAACCAATCAGACGCCCATCTCGATTGGTTAAGGAGATTGTATGATTACATGGAAAGTTATGTGACAAAGTCTCCTAGGGCTGCCTACGTCAACTACAGAGATCTTGATATTGGGAGGAACAATATCGAGGGTGAGACGAGCTACGAACAAGCTAGTGTTTGGGGGCTTCGATATTTCAACAATAATTTTCGGAGATTGGTTCGTGTGAAGACCAAAGTTGATCCAGACAACTTCTTTAGAAACGAACAAAGTATTCCACCTATATCCTCGTAA
- the LOC121768143 gene encoding berberine bridge enzyme-like 18 isoform X2, whose protein sequence is MKSPHLITLLSLLANILLIATSSSSSSPNQNYDDFLECLTDQFQRSNSATDVIYTPQNATYASLLLAQNLRPAATAPERPELIITPRQESEIQAAIHCSKKLNLPIRTKSGGHDFEGLSYTSQTPFVVVDMRNFRSVTISGDGKTAWVQTGATIGQLYHTLALRSRTLAFPAGVCPTVGVGGHFSGGGFGMMSRKYALAADHIVDARIVNADGEIVDRRNMGEDLFWAIRGGGGTSFGIVLEFKVTLVTVPEIVTVFNVTRRLEENATELVHRWQFVADKIADELLIRIFLHPDVSPTTGNRTVAASFTSLFLGLKEQDCQEMSWIDSELFFSELRDQPLDVLLDRVPRGSTYFKGKSDYVSTPFPLEALRGIWRFLIEEDGSELQFSPYGGAFNAFSEAETPFPHRRGTIFMIEYIVGWANLNQSDAHLDWLRRLYDYMESYVTKSPRAAYVNYRDLDIGRNNIEGETSYEQASVWGLRYFNNNFRRLVRVKTKVDPDNFFRNEQSIPPISS, encoded by the exons atgaagtCTCCTCATCTCATTACACTCCTTTCATTACTAGCAAACATTTTACTCATCGCCacttcttcgtcttcttcttcaccCAATCAAAACTACGACGATTTCCTCGAATGCCTAACCGATCAATTCCAACGCTCAAATTCCGCCACCGACGTAATCTACACCCCTCAAAACGCCACATACGCTTCCCTCTTACTAGCGCAAAATCTCCGCCCCGCCGCCACCGCGCCGGAGAGGCCGGAGCTCATCATCACGCCGCGCCAAGAATCCGAAATCCAAGCAGCCATCCACTGCTCCAAGAAGCTCAATCTTCCCATCAGAACCAAAAGCGGCGGCCATGACTTCGAAGGCCTCTCCTACACTTCCCAAACCCCCTTCGTCGTCGTAGACATGAGAAACTTCCGGTCAGTCACCATCTCCGGCGACGGCAAAACCGCGTGGGTCCAAACCGGCGCCACCATCGGCCAGCTCTACCACACGCTGGCCCTCCGAAGCCGGACTCTCGCCTTTCCAGCGGGGGTCTGCCCCACCGTTGGCGTAGGCGGCCACTTCAGCGGCGGCGGGTTCGGCATGATGTCCCGGAAATACGCCCTCGCCGCGGACCACATCGTCGACGCAAGAATAGTCAACGCGGACGGTGAGATCGTTGACCGGAGAAACATGGGCGAGGATCTATTCTGGGCTATTAGAGGCGGCGGAGGTACCAGCTTCGGGATTGTTCTGGAATTTAAGGTGACGTTGGTAACCGTCCCAGAGATAGTGACGGTTTTCAACGTCACCAGACGCTTGGAGGAAAATGCGACGGAGCTAGTCCATCGCTGGCAGTTCGTCGCCGACAAAATCGCCGACGAACTGCTAATCAGGATTTTCCTGCATCCCGACGTCTCACCGACGACCGGAAATAGAACGGTCGCCGCTTCCTTCACCTCCTTGTTTCTCGG ACTTAAGGAACAAGACTGTCAAGAGATGAGCTGGATTGACTCGGAGCTCTTTTTCTCCGAGCTCCGGGATCAACCACTTGATGTTTTACTAGACAGAGTTCCACGTGGCTCCACATATTTCAAAGGGAAGTCGGATTACGTCAGCACTCCGTTCCCGTTAGAAGCGCTGAGAGGGATATGGAGATTCCTTATCGAAGAAGACGGTTCGGAGCTACAGTTTAGCCCCTATGGCGGGGCATTCAATGCTTTCTCCGAGGCGGAAACTCCGTTTCCGCATCGGAGGGGCACCATTTTCATGATTGAATATATTGTGGGGTGGGCCAATCTTAACCAATCAGACGCCCATCTCGATTGGTTAAGGAGATTGTATGATTACATGGAAAGTTATGTGACAAAGTCTCCTAGGGCTGCCTACGTCAACTACAGAGATCTTGATATTGGGAGGAACAATATCGAGGGTGAGACGAGCTACGAACAAGCTAGTGTTTGGGGGCTTCGATATTTCAACAATAATTTTCGGAGATTGGTTCGTGTGAAGACCAAAGTTGATCCAGACAACTTCTTTAGAAACGAACAAAGTATTCCACCTATATCCTCGTAA